The Atribacter laminatus genome contains the following window.
TTGGGTGTTTTCTCCTTATAATTGGTTGCTTTTCTCTCTCGGTTTCAGCCCTTTCGATAAGAGGAGATGTTTTATGGAATGACCAGCCTTTATCTTTTTTGCTCATTGCAGAAGATTCCCGTTATGTATTAAAGATAGAAAATCAGCAGGATCAACTTTTGAGAGTTTTAGCTGATATGGAGGCTGAAGAATTATTTATAATTGATGATATGATGGAAGAGTATGCTTCGGTTCAGTCAAAGCAATTAATTTCCATTGTATCTTTGTTGGCTTTGGGAAAAGTCATTGGTGTAGAAGAAAGCTGGTTACAAGGAGAGCAGGTGAATTTTTATCAAACCGGTGAGAAAAAGGAATACGACCCCTTTGGTGAATGCCTTCAGCTTCGAGTGAATGATACCATCACTGGGATGTATTGGTCCTTCCAATTGGATAATCTATTCCTCCCAATTATAACTCCCATGCTTGAGAAGCTCATTCATGATGGTATCCACTTTCCTTTTTGGGAGTCAGTTGTCAAAATGAAAGGTTTTATCGTAGTGAACCAAAAGGACCAAAAAACTATTTATCGATTAATTGAAGTTGGGGATGTTCCTCTTGAATGGCAAAAAGAAGCTCAACATGGTGACTATGAGCAGAAAGAATGGATGGATTTTCTATCGCCATTTAAAGGGGGGAATTAAGCCAATTCTCTGAATACTGAAAGGGAGGAGAAATAACATGCCAGATATTACCATTACCATAGGAGGCGAAGCGGGGCAGGGTGTTCAAACTATAGGTGAGGTATTATCACGGATTCTCATCCGCAATGGATTTTATGTTTTTTCGATTCAGGATTATCATTCCCGTATTCGAGGTGGGCATAATTCAGTTCAAGTTCGCTTTTCTGATCAACCGATTCAAGCCATTGGTACTGATACGGATCTTTTAGTGTGTCTCAATCATGAAACTCAAGAAATCCACCAAACTGCATTAAAAAAAGATGGGATAATGATAGGTACGATATCAAGCCCACCTTCACCCTCTTTACCTTCTTCAATGGTTTCAATTCATTTTAACGAAATGGCAAAAGAGCTGGGAAATCGAATTTTTGCCAATATTATAGCAGTAGGTGCTTTAATCGAGATTTTAGGGATCGATGAAAAAATTGCTGAGTTGTATCTGGAGGAAATTTTCCAAAAAAAAGGAAAGGATATCATTCGGCTCAATAAAGAAGCACTTGCCTTGGGACAAAAGGAGATCCGAAAACACCAAATCTCTCGAAAGTTTTTAGATAAAAGAAATGGGAGCCAGAATCCTGGAAAACTTTTTATTGTAGGAGGAAATGAAGCTTTAGGTCTAGGTGCGATCCTGGCAGGATGCACTTTTTATAGTGCTTATCCCATGACACCATCAACTGGAGTTATGAATTTTATATCATCACGATCTAAAAAATACGGCATAATTGTCGAACAAGCTGAAGATGAAATTGCGGCGATTAATATGGCCATAGGCGCATCCTATACTGGTGCAAAGGCTATGACGGCCACTTCAGGGGGTGGCTTTTGTTTGATGGTGGAAGGTTTAGGGTTAGCGGCGATGACCGAAACTCCAATAGTTATTTTAGATGGTATGCGCCCCGGTCCTTCAACTGGTTTGCCGACCCGGACCTCCCAGGGTGATCTTGAATTTGTCCTCTCGGCATCACATGATGAGTTTCCTCGATTTGTATTTGCTCCCCGAGATCCCCAAGATGCTATCGATACAATGATTCGTGCTTTTAATCTATCCGATCACTTTCAAGTTCCGGTTATAATTCTTTCCGATCAATACTTAGCTGATAGTAACTGGACTTTTTCTCAAATAAAAGTGAACGAGAAACCCAAAAATACACAAACTGTAATCGGTGACCAAAACTACCAAAGGTATGTTCTGGCTGAATCTGGAATCTCTCCACGAGCCCTTCCTGGAATGAGCGAAGCTTTGGTTGTTGCCGATAGTGATGAACATGATGAAATTGGTCATTTAACTGAGGATTTAGAACTAAGAGTTCAAATGCATCAGAAGAGAATGAAAAAAATTGAGAAAATGAGAGAAAAAACCCGGCCACCGGTTTATAAAGCCGGTAAAACCGCCACTATTGTCGGATGGGGTTCAACTTACGGAGTGTTGTATGAAGCAAGAGAGAAACTGGTAAATTTAGGAGTAGATGTCGGGTTGCTTCATTTTAACGATATTTATCCTTTATCAAAAGATATCCTCACTTTTATAAAATCAGTTCCCCAACCGGTTGTTATAGAGGGAAATTACCAAGGTCAACTGGCAAGGTTATTGGAAAGAGAAACGAAAATTCCCTTTAGTCTTCGTATTAACCGTTATGATGGAAGGCCCTTTTTTGTGAACGAGTTGATGAATCAAATTCGGGAGGTGCTTTCATAATGTTTTCTTTTCGAAATCAGCTTGAAATTGCTTGGTGTCCAGGTTGTGGAAATTTTAACTTACTTACTGCTCTTTCTGAAGCGTTGGTGGAGCTTGGTTTAAAACCAAGTCAAGTGGTGCTGGTCTCGGGAATTGGACAAGCAGCAAAAGCCCCCCATTACATTCAAGCCAATGTTTTTAACGGTCTTCATGGACGCTCGATCCCAGTTGCTTTTGGTATTCAATCAGTAAATCCTGAGCTTACCGTTATTGCTGAATCCGGTGATGGGTGCATGTATGGCGAAGGTGGCAACCATCTTATCCATGCTATTCGAAGAAATCCAAATATTACAGTTATTGTTCATGATAATCAGGTCTATGGCTTGACCAAGGGACAAGCCTCTCCAACTTCTGAAGCTGGGTTTGTCAGCAAAACCCAACCTCTAGGAACAGTATCGGAGTCTTTCCACCCCTTAGCTTTGGCTGTTTCTCAAAATGCTAGCTTTGTCGCTCGTGGTTTTGCCGGCGACAAAGAAGAGTTAAAGTCAATTTTCAAACAAGCCATTCAGTGGAAGGGGTTTTCTTTGGTGGACGTTCTTCAGCCATGTGTCACTTTTAATCGTATCAATACTTTTGGATGGTATAAAAGTCGAGTGTATTCTCTTCCCGAAGATTATGATCCTGAAGATCAAGTCGGCGCATTCAAAATATCTCTGGAGTGGGGAGATAAGATTCCTACGGGTATTATCTATCGTCATTCCAAACCGATATTTTCAGATCTGGTTTTTGAAAAGTTGGGTCGAAAAGAATTTCTTAACCCAACAAGGAATTACCAGTCAATTTTTGAAGATGAAAAACATGGGTTTGAGTAAAAAGCAGGTCCTTCCTACGGGGAGATAGGAATCTCCCCGTAATTATTTTTTCTTAATGAAGAGCAGATAGGCACTTAATAACTGTAACTGGAATACAGGTCCTTTTAATAACATCAACCGTAACACTTCCTAAGAATATACTGGCGAGTCCAGTTCTTCCATGAGTTCCCATAATAATCATGTCAACCTGGCTTTCTTCAGCAAACTTTACAATCTCTTCGGCAGGTTCTCCAACAAGAACTTCTAAAATTGGTTTTTTTCCCAGCTGGCATCCAGATGAGTTTTTATTGTATTCTTGCTGCATATCGTTTTGGATGGCTTGGATAACATTTTCCCAGGGATTTCCAGGTTCTGAAGTGAGTGCATTCACTTCACCCAAAGTCAGAATATGAGCTAAAGTAAGTTGGGCATCGAAAACCTTACAAAAGAAAGCCGCATTTTGAATTGCCAGATCAGAAAATGGAGAAAAATCAGTTGGTACCAAAATGTGAGAGATTTTCAAATAATGTTCCCTCCCTCTTTTTTTCAACAGATTAACCTTTACCCAGAGAAAAAGCAAGATATTTCTCCTGGGAAGTGGATAAAAATATGCTAAAATGACAAGCAAAATAGAGCCGGTGATAATGGTACTGGAGGGAGAGGTATTGAAAAACTATTGGAATATCTTTCGACTTAAAATGCATCTTCGCTCCCTTATTGGAGAAAAAGATCAGGGATTTCTAAGTCTTGGAAAAAAAGCGTTCCAACTGATACATGACAAGGAATTGGAAAGAGAAGATTTAAAAGAAAATGTACAGGAGATTCTTTCCATTGAAGATGAAATCGATCAGGTTCGGGAAGCACTCCACCGGGAAATGGGACAACCACCTCGCAAGCAATGCCAGTCCTGTGGGAAATATATCGATACCTATGCACGATATTGTCCCCATTGTGGAAATATTCAAGAAAGGAGTAAGTCAGAATGATAGAACGTTACAGTCGACATCAAATGAGTAAAATTTGGGACGAAGAACACCGGGTTCAAGTTTGGTTAAAAGTTGAAATGTTGGCTTTGGAAGCTTGGGTTAAACTGGGATTATTGACCAAGGATGAATATAAAAAGATTACCGATCAGGTTACTCTTTCTCTTGATCGTATGAAAGCGATTGAAAGTATCACCCGCCACGATGTCATTGCTTTTCTTAGCAGTTTAACCGAAAAATGCGGCTTAGAATCCCGTTTTATTCATTTTGGCATGACGTCATCCGATATGTTGGATACTGCTCAGGCATTTCTTATGAAAGAAGCAGCTGATTTACTTCTTGAAGACTGCCGAAAAGCTCTCCAATCCATCAAACAAAAAGCCATAAAGTATCGAAGCACGCTTATGGTGGGTCGAACTCATGGAATTCATGCCGAACCAACCACCTTTGGGCTAAAAATGGCCATGTGGTATGCCGAAATGCGAAGGAATTACCATCGATTAATCGAAGCTCGCGAAAATATAAGAGTTGGAAAAATTTCTGGAGCAGTAGGGAACTATGCGAATATCCCTCCCCTTGTAGAACAATATGTTTGTGAAAAATTGGGTTTAAAACCGGCAGAAGTATCTACCCAGATTATCCAAAGAGACCGTTATGCCGAATTTGTTTGGGCAATGGCAATGATTGGAACATCCCTAGAAAAGTTTGCTTTGGAGCTGAGAAGCTTGCAAAGAACCGAAATACGAGAGGTTGAAGAAGGTTTTTCTTCCGGTCAAAAAGGGTCGTCGGCCATGCCTCATAAAAAAAATCCTATCACCGGAGAACAAATATGTGGACTAAGTAGGGTTTTAAGAGGCAATCTGGTGGTTGCCATGGAGAACATTCCGCTTTGGCATGAACGGGATATTTCTCATTCTTCAGCTGAACGTATTATTATTCCTGATTGTTGTATACTTTGTGATTATTTACTTATTACCTTTTGTCGATTAATGGATAATTTACGAATTTTTCCTGAGAATATGCAAAAGAATTTAGAATCCAATCGTGGCTTAGTTTTTTCAGAACGAATTCTCCTTGAATTAATTAAGAGAGGTTTAAGTCGGGAAGATGCCTATAAAATTGTTCAAAGCTCGGCGTTGACCACTTGGGAAGATCCCAATACCTCATTTCAGGATGTTTTACTTCAGGATGATGAGCTGAAGAAGTATCTTTCCAAAGAAGAAATCAAAAAGCTTTTTGACTACCAGCATTTTCTTCACTCAGTCGATTATATTTTTGAAAATACTGGTTTAAATGAGGAGGATCAAGGGTGATAGAAGGATGGACTTATAAAAAAGCTGGTGTAAATGTTGATTTAGCCAATACGACAGTTGAAAAAATAAAAAATTTGGTGAAATCTACCCGAAGGTCTGAGGTAATTGCCGATATCGGCGGTTTTTCTGGTATTTTTTGTATGGGAGAAACAGGTAAAAACCGTCCTTGTTTGGTTGCCAGTACCGATGGTGTTGGGACCAAGCTAAAGATTGCTATTCATCTAGGGATACACGATTCGATCGGAATCGATCTGGTTGCTATGTGTGTAAACGATATTCTTTGTACTGGTGCCGAACCTTGGTTTTTCCTCGATTATTTTGCTTGTGGAAAATTACGTTCTGAAATTCTGGAAAAAGTTATTTCGGGAGTTGTCAAGGGGTGTCAATTGGCTGGATGTGCATTATTGGGAGGAGAAACTGCTGAAATGCCAGGAATGTACCAGGATAATGATTATGATTTAGCTGGTTTTGTAGTCGGGTCAGTTTTAGAAAAAAGAATTATCGACGGACGTAATATTCAAAAAGGTGATGGAGTTATTGCTTTGGCCTCATCAGGGCTTCATAGTAATGGATTTTCTTTGGTTAGGAAGGTTTTAGATTGGAACCATGTTCAATACGATCATGTGATTGGTGACCTTGACTTAGCCCAAGAATTATTAATGCCAACCCGAATTTATGTAAAGAGCATTTTGAAACTGCTTCAGGAAGTACCGGTCCGGGGAATTGCCCATATTACCGGGGGTGGAGTCGTGGAAAATGTTCCCCGTATTCTTCCTCAACACCATGGAATATTGCTCTTCAAGAATGAGATTCACATCCCTGAAATCTTTTCCTTTATACAGAAAATTGGAAAAATACCAGAAACCGAAATGTGGCGAACCTTTAATATGGGTATAGGGATGATTATTATTGTTGAAAAATCTGAAGTTGACAAAACACTCAATTTACTTACCAAAAATGGTGAAAATGCCTATCTGATTGGAGAAGTCGTCTCAGAACAAGAAGGGGTGAAATGGAGTGAATGAAAAAAATATTGTTGTTTTGGTTTCGGGAAGAGGAACCAATCTTCAAGCAATCATCGATGCGACTCAATCCGGTTATATTCCCGGAAAAATTTCTTTAGTGATCAGCGACTGTCCTGATGCCTTGGCTTTGATAAGGGCTCAAAAAGCGAATATTCCAACTTTAATTCTCGATTTTAAGAGTTTTTCTGGAAAAAAAGTTTATGAAGATGAACTTTTAAGAGTCCTAAAAAAGGAAAATCCATCAGTCATCTGTCTGGCTGGTTATATGCGAATCGTTGGGAAGACCGTTATTTCTCAATTTTATCATCGAATCCTTAATATCCATCCTTCTCTCTTACCAGCCTTTCCTGGTTTAGATGCTCAAAAACAAGCCCTAGAATATGGAGTGAAAGTGAGTGGATGTACAGTTCACTTTGTAGACGAAGGGATGGACACCGGCCCAATTATTCTCCAAGCTCCGGTTCTAGTCAAAGAAACTGACACGGTAGAAACGCTTTCTCAGTCAATTCTTGAGAAAGAACATGAAATCTATTGTCAAGCGATTAAGATGCTATTGGAAGAGAAGCTCATGATACAGGGAAGAACGGTTAGGGTAAAGGGGGGAATTAAATGAAAGTCATGTTAATTGGAAGTGGGGGAAGAGAACACTGCATTGTCTGGAAAATTAAACAAAATCAGGAAGTAAAGGAATTATATTGCATACCAGGAAATGGGGGCATAAGTTCTCTGGGAGTATGCAATACCTTGAATACTTTACAGGATATGGTTCAGTTTGCCAAAGAAAAGGAGATAAACCTTACCCTGGTTGGTCCCGAAGCTCCACTGGCTAAAGGATTGGTTGACCTCTTTCAATCAGCGAAATTAGCAATTGTAGGTCCTAACCAGGATGCGGCACGACTTGAATCAAGTAAGGTGTATGCCAAGCAATTTATGAAAAAAAATAAAATTCCAACTGCTCAATTTGAAGTTTTTAATCGTTCTGATTCGGCTATTACCTACCTTAAATCTGGTTTAAATTTCCCTTTGGTCATTAAGGCTGATGGGTTAGCGGCCGGGAAAGGAGTTTTTATTGTTGAAGATGAAGAAGAAGCCGAAGACGTTGTTGTTGATTTGATGGTTAATAAAATATTTGGGGATGCCGGGAACCAGATTATTGTAGAAGAATGTCTTGAAGGAGAAGAAGCGACAATTATGTTTCTTTTCGATGGAAAGTCCTATTGTATCCTTCCTTCTTCCCAGGACCATAAAAGAATTGGAGACAGCGATGTAGGACCTAACACCGGGGGGATGGGTGCTTATTCTCCAGCACCACTGGTCACCGATCAAATATTGAAAAAAATTGAAGTAAATATCATTCATCCTTTTATTGAAGGAATTCAGCAAGAAAAATTGGATTATCGGGGAGTTGTCTATCTGGGTTTGATGATAACCCATCATTCGGATATTCATGTTTTGGAATTTAATGTTCGTTTGGGAGATCCAGAAACCCAAGTTGTTTTACCTCGGCTTAGAAACGATTGGTTAGATTTAAGTTTAGCTCTTTATCAGGGTTCACTTTCCAAGGTCAAGCTTGAAGTAGATGCTCAAAAACTTTTGGGAGTGGTATTAACCAGTCGCGGTTATCCGGGGAATTATGAAATCGGGAAGAGAATTGATGGTTTAGAAGATTTTCCCAATGAACCGCAGGGAAAGGTTCTGGTTTTTCATGCCGGAACCCAGATAAAGGACAATCAAATTGTTACAACTGGGGGGAGAGTGTTAAATGTATGTGCTTTTGGCGATACTCTTAAAAAGGCAGCTTACAATGCTTATTTAGCAATTGGGAAAATCAGCTTCGAAAATATGTATTATCGTCGGGATATTGGATACCGTGCTTTTCATCGGGAGGGATAACTATGTCGGTTTATGTGGTTATTGGAAGTAAACATGATTTCAGCTACGCCCTGAAATGTATTGAGCTTCTTGATAAGTTTGGAATTCAGCATCGACTTTTTATCGCTTCTGCCCATCGGACTCCAGAAAAAATTGATGAAATATTACATTTGGTAAAAGAGAACCATATTCAGGTTCTTATTGCCATGGCTGGATATGCGGCTCATCTTCCCGGGGTTTTGGCTGCCCGTGCACTATGTCCGGTTATTGGAGTCCCACTGGATTCTTCCTCGCTTTTAGGACTGGATGCTTTATTTTCCATCGTTCAAATGCCGGCTGGCATACCCTGTGCCTGTGTGGGAATCGGAGAAAGTGGAGCTAAGAATGCAGCTATCTTGGCAGCTGAGATTTTAGCCCTTCAAAATTCTCAATTACAAGAGAGAATAAAAGCTTATCGAGAAGAAATGAAAGAAGCGGTTATTCAGGCTAATCGGGAAATAGCCCCTTGATTTCATGAAAAAACAATAAAAAAAGCCTCCCCTTTCAAAGGGGAGGCTTTTTTTATTTAGACTTTTGCTTTTTCTTTATGAGATTTTGGAGCTGGTGTTTCTTTTAGTTTTTCCAGGTACTCTTTTCTTTCAGTTTTATAATCTTTGTAATAGATGGTTCCTTTGTAGTTTTCTTCCCAGTATGGGTCAGATAATTCTTTAAAAGCTTGAGAATACTTATCGATATCATCTTTCAGTTCTTTGATGAGACTGTCAGCACCTTCATGGCTGGGTCGTGCTCCGTATTTTTCTACAACATCTCGAAGGACTTGAGGAACATCGATCAACATGCAAGGACGCATTAAATTATTGTCATACGGTTGATTTTCTTGAATCGCCCGGAAGAAGGGTGAAGAAAAGACCTCTTTCAAACTTTTATCCTTGATATTGTCAACAGTAAAGTGACAAAATACGCAAGGTTCAACATCGCCAGCATTGTTGATATGGAAATATCGTCGACCACCGGCTATACAACCCCCAACATATGGTCCGTCATTCCAAAAATCACCGATGAAAATTGGCTTGTCGTATCGTAGATGGTGAACTTGATTACGGATGTGAAGACGTTGCTCAGGTGTTGGCATGAGATTCATGTCTGGTTTTTTTCCAATCGGGACATAGGTAAAGTACCAGCCAAAACTCACCCCTTTGTTGATCAAGCCATCCATAAATTCGTCACTGCAAACCAATTCGGTATTGTTTCGGGTGGCAGTAATGGAAAATCCAAAGAGTGCTCCTTCGTCACGAAGAGCTTCCATGGCATTCATGATTTTCTTGTAAGTTCCTTTGCCGCGTCGAGCATCGGTTTCAGCTTCATAACCCTCAACACTAATAGCTGGATAAACATTACCCATTTGAGCTAAACGCTTTGCCATGTCTCGATCAATAAGGGTTCCATTGGTGTAAACTTGGAAGGAGAGTTCGCTGTGTTTTTCCATTAGATCAATTTGTTCTTTACGGAGAAAAGGTTCTCCACCAGAAATGGTGAGGAAATTCATGCCCAATTCATTAGCCTCAGTAAAAATTCTGTCAAGGACTTCTATTGGCATATCGCTTTCTTTGCGATATTCGCCGGCATAACATCCATAACAGTTGAGGTTACAACGCATGCTTGGGCTTACTACAAAAAACATGGGTACTTGACAGCCTAATTCCTTTTCAATTTTTTGTCTTTTAGGAACTCCTAAAAGAATGCTTTTGCAGATGAGATTTTCAATTAGCTTCCGTCTCACGTTAGGATGAATTTCTTGAAGCACTCGCCGTGCCAGCACTATCTGAGGTCTTTTTTCCTCAAACATCTGACGAAGTCCACGAATCTGGTCACGATAAAACTCAATCGGTGTAAGTTTTTCGGCTAGATAGGTTAAACGGATAATAGATTCGTCGGAGGAGTTTCGTAAAGAACCGACCATTGCTTTGACAACCTGTTCTGCAGTAAAAGCTTTTATGGAATCAAAATAACCCATATTATGAACCTCCTTCATACGACGTGTTTATTCTATAGAACATATAAAACCACCCCTTATGGAGTATAGTAAGTAACCGATATAACAAGTATACTCTTCAGAACCTATCGTTTTCAAAATCGTTCTTATCATTTCATGCGTTCCCGTATACTCTTTTTACG
Protein-coding sequences here:
- a CDS encoding 2-oxoacid:acceptor oxidoreductase subunit alpha; translated protein: MPDITITIGGEAGQGVQTIGEVLSRILIRNGFYVFSIQDYHSRIRGGHNSVQVRFSDQPIQAIGTDTDLLVCLNHETQEIHQTALKKDGIMIGTISSPPSPSLPSSMVSIHFNEMAKELGNRIFANIIAVGALIEILGIDEKIAELYLEEIFQKKGKDIIRLNKEALALGQKEIRKHQISRKFLDKRNGSQNPGKLFIVGGNEALGLGAILAGCTFYSAYPMTPSTGVMNFISSRSKKYGIIVEQAEDEIAAINMAIGASYTGAKAMTATSGGGFCLMVEGLGLAAMTETPIVILDGMRPGPSTGLPTRTSQGDLEFVLSASHDEFPRFVFAPRDPQDAIDTMIRAFNLSDHFQVPVIILSDQYLADSNWTFSQIKVNEKPKNTQTVIGDQNYQRYVLAESGISPRALPGMSEALVVADSDEHDEIGHLTEDLELRVQMHQKRMKKIEKMREKTRPPVYKAGKTATIVGWGSTYGVLYEAREKLVNLGVDVGLLHFNDIYPLSKDILTFIKSVPQPVVIEGNYQGQLARLLERETKIPFSLRINRYDGRPFFVNELMNQIREVLS
- a CDS encoding thiamine pyrophosphate-dependent enzyme; this translates as MFSFRNQLEIAWCPGCGNFNLLTALSEALVELGLKPSQVVLVSGIGQAAKAPHYIQANVFNGLHGRSIPVAFGIQSVNPELTVIAESGDGCMYGEGGNHLIHAIRRNPNITVIVHDNQVYGLTKGQASPTSEAGFVSKTQPLGTVSESFHPLALAVSQNASFVARGFAGDKEELKSIFKQAIQWKGFSLVDVLQPCVTFNRINTFGWYKSRVYSLPEDYDPEDQVGAFKISLEWGDKIPTGIIYRHSKPIFSDLVFEKLGRKEFLNPTRNYQSIFEDEKHGFE
- a CDS encoding universal stress protein produces the protein MKISHILVPTDFSPFSDLAIQNAAFFCKVFDAQLTLAHILTLGEVNALTSEPGNPWENVIQAIQNDMQQEYNKNSSGCQLGKKPILEVLVGEPAEEIVKFAEESQVDMIIMGTHGRTGLASIFLGSVTVDVIKRTCIPVTVIKCLSALH
- a CDS encoding zinc ribbon domain-containing protein; translated protein: MKNYWNIFRLKMHLRSLIGEKDQGFLSLGKKAFQLIHDKELEREDLKENVQEILSIEDEIDQVREALHREMGQPPRKQCQSCGKYIDTYARYCPHCGNIQERSKSE
- the purB gene encoding adenylosuccinate lyase; amino-acid sequence: MIERYSRHQMSKIWDEEHRVQVWLKVEMLALEAWVKLGLLTKDEYKKITDQVTLSLDRMKAIESITRHDVIAFLSSLTEKCGLESRFIHFGMTSSDMLDTAQAFLMKEAADLLLEDCRKALQSIKQKAIKYRSTLMVGRTHGIHAEPTTFGLKMAMWYAEMRRNYHRLIEARENIRVGKISGAVGNYANIPPLVEQYVCEKLGLKPAEVSTQIIQRDRYAEFVWAMAMIGTSLEKFALELRSLQRTEIREVEEGFSSGQKGSSAMPHKKNPITGEQICGLSRVLRGNLVVAMENIPLWHERDISHSSAERIIIPDCCILCDYLLITFCRLMDNLRIFPENMQKNLESNRGLVFSERILLELIKRGLSREDAYKIVQSSALTTWEDPNTSFQDVLLQDDELKKYLSKEEIKKLFDYQHFLHSVDYIFENTGLNEEDQG
- the purM gene encoding phosphoribosylformylglycinamidine cyclo-ligase; amino-acid sequence: MIEGWTYKKAGVNVDLANTTVEKIKNLVKSTRRSEVIADIGGFSGIFCMGETGKNRPCLVASTDGVGTKLKIAIHLGIHDSIGIDLVAMCVNDILCTGAEPWFFLDYFACGKLRSEILEKVISGVVKGCQLAGCALLGGETAEMPGMYQDNDYDLAGFVVGSVLEKRIIDGRNIQKGDGVIALASSGLHSNGFSLVRKVLDWNHVQYDHVIGDLDLAQELLMPTRIYVKSILKLLQEVPVRGIAHITGGGVVENVPRILPQHHGILLFKNEIHIPEIFSFIQKIGKIPETEMWRTFNMGIGMIIIVEKSEVDKTLNLLTKNGENAYLIGEVVSEQEGVKWSE
- the purN gene encoding phosphoribosylglycinamide formyltransferase, with product MNEKNIVVLVSGRGTNLQAIIDATQSGYIPGKISLVISDCPDALALIRAQKANIPTLILDFKSFSGKKVYEDELLRVLKKENPSVICLAGYMRIVGKTVISQFYHRILNIHPSLLPAFPGLDAQKQALEYGVKVSGCTVHFVDEGMDTGPIILQAPVLVKETDTVETLSQSILEKEHEIYCQAIKMLLEEKLMIQGRTVRVKGGIK
- the purD gene encoding phosphoribosylamine--glycine ligase; this translates as MKVMLIGSGGREHCIVWKIKQNQEVKELYCIPGNGGISSLGVCNTLNTLQDMVQFAKEKEINLTLVGPEAPLAKGLVDLFQSAKLAIVGPNQDAARLESSKVYAKQFMKKNKIPTAQFEVFNRSDSAITYLKSGLNFPLVIKADGLAAGKGVFIVEDEEEAEDVVVDLMVNKIFGDAGNQIIVEECLEGEEATIMFLFDGKSYCILPSSQDHKRIGDSDVGPNTGGMGAYSPAPLVTDQILKKIEVNIIHPFIEGIQQEKLDYRGVVYLGLMITHHSDIHVLEFNVRLGDPETQVVLPRLRNDWLDLSLALYQGSLSKVKLEVDAQKLLGVVLTSRGYPGNYEIGKRIDGLEDFPNEPQGKVLVFHAGTQIKDNQIVTTGGRVLNVCAFGDTLKKAAYNAYLAIGKISFENMYYRRDIGYRAFHREG
- the purE gene encoding 5-(carboxyamino)imidazole ribonucleotide mutase, with protein sequence MSVYVVIGSKHDFSYALKCIELLDKFGIQHRLFIASAHRTPEKIDEILHLVKENHIQVLIAMAGYAAHLPGVLAARALCPVIGVPLDSSSLLGLDALFSIVQMPAGIPCACVGIGESGAKNAAILAAEILALQNSQLQERIKAYREEMKEAVIQANREIAP
- a CDS encoding radical SAM protein, which encodes MGYFDSIKAFTAEQVVKAMVGSLRNSSDESIIRLTYLAEKLTPIEFYRDQIRGLRQMFEEKRPQIVLARRVLQEIHPNVRRKLIENLICKSILLGVPKRQKIEKELGCQVPMFFVVSPSMRCNLNCYGCYAGEYRKESDMPIEVLDRIFTEANELGMNFLTISGGEPFLRKEQIDLMEKHSELSFQVYTNGTLIDRDMAKRLAQMGNVYPAISVEGYEAETDARRGKGTYKKIMNAMEALRDEGALFGFSITATRNNTELVCSDEFMDGLINKGVSFGWYFTYVPIGKKPDMNLMPTPEQRLHIRNQVHHLRYDKPIFIGDFWNDGPYVGGCIAGGRRYFHINNAGDVEPCVFCHFTVDNIKDKSLKEVFSSPFFRAIQENQPYDNNLMRPCMLIDVPQVLRDVVEKYGARPSHEGADSLIKELKDDIDKYSQAFKELSDPYWEENYKGTIYYKDYKTERKEYLEKLKETPAPKSHKEKAKV